Proteins from one Bacteroidales bacterium genomic window:
- a CDS encoding phosphoribosylanthranilate isomerase produces MRPRIKICCISSIAEAKTAIESGASALGLVARMPSGPGPIPDELIKQIAATVPPPVATFLLTSETSVEMIIKHHLRTNTNTIQIVDALAQGSYNDLKSALPSVKIVQVIHVIDEKSVSEAIEISQKVDALLLDSGNPNLKVKVLGGTGKVHNWKLSRQIRDNSKCPVFLAGGLNADNVRMAIDEVQPFGIDLCNGVRTKGLLDINKLKKFMTEALRE; encoded by the coding sequence ATGAGACCACGAATTAAAATTTGCTGTATCAGCAGCATCGCGGAGGCAAAGACAGCAATTGAATCTGGTGCCTCAGCCCTTGGTCTGGTTGCCAGAATGCCCAGCGGACCGGGACCAATACCTGATGAGTTGATTAAGCAGATTGCAGCAACTGTTCCGCCTCCTGTTGCCACTTTCCTGCTTACAAGTGAGACCTCTGTTGAAATGATTATAAAGCATCACCTTCGTACAAATACCAATACAATTCAGATTGTTGATGCTCTGGCACAGGGTTCATACAATGATCTCAAGAGTGCCCTGCCTTCAGTTAAGATTGTCCAGGTAATACATGTTATTGATGAAAAATCAGTAAGTGAGGCAATCGAAATCTCTCAAAAAGTTGATGCTTTACTTCTCGACAGCGGTAATCCAAATCTGAAAGTCAAAGTCCTTGGTGGCACAGGAAAGGTACACAACTGGAAGCTGAGCCGACAGATCAGGGATAACTCAAAATGCCCTGTCTTCCTTGCAGGCGGATTGAATGCAGATAATGTAAGAATGGCTATCGATGAAGTACAACCATTTGGAATTGATCTTTGTAATGGTGTGAGGACAAAAGGATTATTGGATATCAATAAGCTTAAGAAGTTTATGACTGAAGCACTCCGTGAATAG
- a CDS encoding MBL fold metallo-hydrolase has product MKTWETKNGYKVIRVLSGRSNVFLLTFGGKNILIDTSPAFMWNTLEKRLESLNIDKIEYLILTHTHFDHAANAQKIKEKYSAQVLVHKSEVFFLTKGENIVPQGTNIVSKTLVEIFAKRFLSFSRYKPCQYDILIEDTFDLNIIGFNAYILHTPGHTTGSVSIIVDNEIALVGDTMFGIFKWSVFPPFANDIMQMIRSWGILLETGCRIFIPSHGTSNSRSLVQKEYDKWIRIYNLPTNPPRHNLTE; this is encoded by the coding sequence ATGAAAACGTGGGAAACAAAAAACGGGTACAAAGTTATCAGGGTTTTATCCGGGCGGAGCAATGTCTTTCTGCTGACTTTCGGGGGTAAAAATATTTTAATTGATACAAGCCCTGCATTCATGTGGAATACACTTGAAAAACGTCTGGAATCACTAAATATTGATAAAATTGAGTATCTGATATTGACTCATACTCATTTTGATCATGCTGCCAACGCACAAAAAATAAAAGAAAAATACAGTGCTCAGGTTCTCGTTCATAAAAGCGAAGTCTTCTTTCTTACCAAAGGTGAAAATATAGTACCCCAGGGCACAAATATTGTATCAAAAACACTTGTTGAAATCTTTGCAAAGAGATTTTTATCCTTTTCCCGGTATAAACCATGTCAGTACGATATCCTTATTGAAGATACCTTTGACCTGAATATCATAGGATTTAATGCATATATTTTGCATACACCAGGACACACAACAGGTTCAGTGAGCATAATAGTAGACAATGAAATTGCCCTTGTGGGAGACACAATGTTCGGTATATTCAAATGGTCAGTGTTCCCTCCTTTTGCTAATGATATTATGCAGATGATAAGAAGCTGGGGCATATTACTTGAGACCGGATGCAGGATTTTTATCCCATCACACGGAACCTCAAACTCCAGGTCATTGGTGCAAAAAGAGTATGACAAATGGATCCGGATTTATAATCTACCTACGAATCCACCTCGCCATAATTTAACTGAATAA
- a CDS encoding SBBP repeat-containing protein — MRMFYYRSALLLSLVLISLSGNLKSQNTTIWGKQFGSEKEEYAMNHLIDKDGNIFISGKTTGSMNGKNLGRNDGFLTRIDNSGNIIWTRQFGTSGEEDIQWSALDHNGNIYITGSTTGILNEKSFGKEDIFVIKYNPDGDMLWTRQFGTDSIDIAKGIFADNLGNVYLTGLTGGNLAQTSFGKTDFFIMKLDNKGNTVLVSQFGTPMDDLAYGIVGGAGSDINICGTTWGNLADNNKGFIDGFTGRFTDKLKLIKYTQFGTDGFDIAMILNTDKENNIYVGGSTSGTFGAQQLGEGDAFLLKINEKGDILWNRQFGTTLNDGIRGIDINPAFPDNVLVSGISSLPPGQGFVRMYKTDGTFSWERSFTAVGKSGGTSGKTVLSDKQGNIYHVGLTGADMFGKSYGDKDIYVIKLGKDK, encoded by the coding sequence ATGAGGATGTTTTATTATAGAAGTGCATTGCTTCTATCTCTGGTCTTAATAAGCTTATCAGGCAATTTAAAATCCCAAAACACAACAATCTGGGGAAAACAATTCGGTTCTGAAAAGGAGGAATACGCTATGAACCATCTCATCGATAAGGATGGAAATATCTTCATATCAGGTAAAACAACAGGATCAATGAACGGAAAAAATCTTGGCCGGAATGATGGATTCCTTACCAGAATTGATAATTCGGGGAATATTATCTGGACAAGGCAATTTGGAACGTCCGGAGAGGAGGATATTCAATGGTCGGCGTTGGATCACAACGGGAACATTTATATTACAGGCTCAACAACCGGGATCTTAAATGAAAAATCATTTGGGAAAGAGGATATTTTTGTAATAAAATATAATCCGGATGGGGACATGCTGTGGACCAGACAATTTGGGACTGATAGTATCGATATCGCCAAAGGGATATTTGCAGATAACCTGGGAAATGTTTATTTAACAGGATTAACCGGAGGAAACCTGGCACAAACCTCCTTTGGTAAAACTGATTTCTTCATAATGAAACTGGATAACAAAGGGAACACTGTCCTTGTTTCGCAGTTCGGAACTCCAATGGATGATCTGGCTTACGGAATAGTCGGGGGAGCAGGCTCTGATATTAATATTTGCGGGACTACCTGGGGTAACCTCGCAGACAATAATAAAGGGTTTATTGATGGATTCACCGGACGATTCACTGATAAGCTGAAACTTATCAAATATACCCAATTCGGAACTGATGGATTTGATATTGCCATGATCCTGAATACTGATAAGGAAAATAACATTTATGTGGGAGGTTCTACATCAGGGACTTTTGGTGCCCAACAGCTCGGTGAGGGAGATGCTTTCCTGTTAAAAATCAATGAAAAAGGAGATATTCTCTGGAACCGTCAATTCGGAACAACACTTAATGATGGAATTCGAGGAATTGATATTAATCCCGCTTTCCCCGATAATGTCCTTGTTAGTGGTATATCGAGTCTTCCTCCCGGTCAGGGGTTTGTTCGTATGTACAAAACAGACGGGACCTTCTCATGGGAAAGAAGTTTCACTGCAGTTGGAAAAAGCGGAGGAACATCCGGGAAAACAGTACTTTCTGACAAACAAGGTAATATCTATCACGTCGGACTAACCGGTGCTGACATGTTTGGTAAATCATATGGAGATAAGGATATTTATGTTATAAAACTTGGAAAAGATAAATAG